The Plectropomus leopardus isolate mb chromosome 7, YSFRI_Pleo_2.0, whole genome shotgun sequence genome window below encodes:
- the rab42b gene encoding ras-related protein Rab-42b produces MDLTLWQYQFRIIMLGDSTVGKSSLLKRYTEDLFLESINQTVGVDFYVHFLEVEPGVRVKLQFWDTAGQERFRSVTRSYYRNSVGGLLVFDMTNQASFDHIKEWHAEVCERVLPHKVLFVLVGQKSDRDAAGERVVSREEAEKLAGQLGMPYVEASAKTGQNVKDAFELLTRRIYQGLLSGEVELQEGWDGVKCTAPQALQLQRANLAQPSTASKSKKCCS; encoded by the exons ATGGACTTGACTTTGTGGCAGTACCAGTTCAGGATCATCATGCTGGGGGACTCCACAGTGGGCAAGTCCTCCTTGCTGAAGCGCTACACTGAAGACTTGTTTCTGGAGTCCATCAACCAGACAGTGGGTGTAGACTTCTACGTTCACTTCCTGGAGGTGGAGCCGGGGGTCCGCGTCAAGCTGCAGTTCTGGGACACGGCTGGGCAGGAGAGGTTCAG GTCAGTGACCCGCTCTTATTACCGCAACTCAGTTGGAGGCCTGCTGGTGTTTGACATGACCAACCAAGCCTCCTTTGACCATATTAAGGAGTGGCACGCTGAGGTGTGCGAGCGCGTGCTGCCGCATAAGGTTCTGTTCGTTCTGGTGGGCCAGAAGAGTGACCGAGACGCTGCGGGGGAGAGGGTGGTGAGTCGAGAGGAGGCTGAGAAACTGGCTGGGCAGCTGGGGATGCCCTACGTGGAGGCCTCTGCCAAGACGGGTCAGAACGTGAAGGACGCCTTTGAGCTGCTCACTCGACGGATCTACCAGGGTCTGTTGAGCGGAGAGGTAGAGCTGCAAGAGGGTTGGGATGGAGTCAAGTGCACTGCACCACAGGCTCTGCAGTTACAGAGAGCCAACCTGGCACAGCCCAGCACAGCCTCCAAGAGCAAGAAGTGTTGTTCTTAA
- the taf12 gene encoding transcription initiation factor TFIID subunit 12, translating to MANSTATAVKVGTPGPAGRSSPEGSQVLSKKKLQDLVREIDPNEQLDEDVEEMLLQIADDFIESVVTAACQLARHRKSNTLEVKDVQLHLERQWNMWIPGYGSDEIRPFKKACTTEAHKQRMALIRKTTKK from the exons ATGGCTAACAGCACCGCAACAGCAGTGAAGGTTGGGACCCCTGGCCCTGCTGGCAGGAGTAGTCCAGAGGGATCTCAG GTGCTCAGTAAGAAGAAGCTGCAGGACCTGGTGAGAGAGATCGATCCGAATGAGCAGCTGGATGAGGACGTTGAGGAG ATGCTGCTGCAAATAGCAGATGACTTTATAGAGAGCGTAGTGACAGCGGCCTGTCAGCTGGCTCGCCATCGCAAATCCAACACCTTGGAAGTGAAGGATGTTCAATTACATCTTG AGCGCCAGTGGAACATGTGGATTCCTGGTTATGGCTCAGATGAGATCCGGCCGTTCAAGAAGGCTTGCACTACAGAAGCTCACAAACAG agaatgGCACTGATCCGCAAGACAACCAAAAAGTAG